Proteins from one Cyclopterus lumpus isolate fCycLum1 chromosome 11, fCycLum1.pri, whole genome shotgun sequence genomic window:
- the rpz2 gene encoding rapunzel 2 yields MADAETIKKTAVKVLCCVEKVSSFASSIDPIFGIVSSLIGVARKGLIEEEGHALDKEFQPLNTKLETISAKNHQCLKRIRIDEVNETYGKYEEYIKHQYTAFNNMVAQVKKDPDNTRRHMEAFEKIYERDKSDMSLDVYYRGVMGTKLLFGRPLLKVYLDNCDGNREVMERRCSHITHLFHMGLIALMAYTAVTEDDEDEVRDKWAKRVQDIQEKMEEVLSQCKDNSS; encoded by the coding sequence ATGGCTGATGCAGAAACGATCAAGAAAACTGCAGTCAAGGTGCTGTGCTGCGTGGAGAAGGtgtcctccttcgcctcctccATCGACCCCATCTTTGGCATAGTCTCCTCCCTGATTGGGGTGGCTCGCAAGGGCCTTATTGAGGAGGAGGGCCACGCACTCGACAAGGAGTTCCAGCCGCTCAACACCAAACTGGAGACCATCTCCGCAAAGAACCACCAATGCTTGAAGCGGATCCGCATCGACGAGGTGAACGAAACCTATGGCAAGTACGAGGAGTACATTAAGCACCAGTACACTGCCTTCAACAACATGGTGGCACAGGTGAAGAAAGATCCAGACAACACCCGGCGCCACATGGAGGCCTTCGAGAAGATTTATGAGAGGGACAAGAGCGACATGAGCCTGGATGTGTACTACCGTGGTGTGATGGGTACCAAGCTGCTGTTCGGAAGACCCCTGCTCAAGGTGTACCTGGACAACTGCGACGGCAACCGTGAGGTCATGGAGCGCCGCTGTTCGCACATCACCCACCTGTTCCACATGGGCCTCATTGCCCTCATGGCCTACACAGCTGTTACGGAggacgatgaagacgaggtgcGGGACAAGTGGGCCAAGAGGGTGCAGGACATCCAGGAGAAGATGGAAGAGGTGCTCAGTCAGTGCAAAGACAACTCGTCCTGA
- the krit1 gene encoding krev interaction trapped protein 1 isoform X1 → MGNEDTLEDVFVAVIRPKSQVSLSSKEYRAKAYEILLIEVPLEGKEKKRKKVLLATKIQAAGDKSKSILDYVDETIRPISNNQGFIGKRVVHMKKFPLDGGKEASLFVVPVSVKDNSKPVYGAGSPSFYCFQDIMRVCSETSAHFCPITSKMLLALDKWLAEQHTVPHAVPALFRPAPVERVKTNVSNPAYGSEGKPSDEGLHMGYTALEIKSKMMSLEKADMCILNPLYGSDLQYTNRVDKVIINPYFGLGAPDYSKIQIPKREKWQHGPNCVAEDKERQWVDDFPLHRSACEGDTELLSKLLDSGFSVKQLDSDHWAPVHYACWHGKVEATKLLLEKGNCNPNLLNGQLSSPLHFAARGGHAEIVQLLLQHPEIDRHIEDQQKRSPLQVCEENKQNEWEETVKLLQQTSSKPYEKVRIYRMDGSYRSVELKHGNNTTVQQIMEGMRLSQDTQQYFTIWICSENLHLQLKLYHKPLQHLRIWTEIVTDLTVLDPQRETPQLFLRRDVRLPLDVEKKVEDPLAILILFDEARHCLLKGFFPAADSKLITLASLLLQIIYGSYESKKHKQGFLNEENLKSIVPISKVKSKAYHWTHRILHEYKALSTSEGVSKEMHHLQRLFLQNCWDIPTYGAAFFTGQVYTKASASNHKVIRVYVGVNTKGLHLMNMETKVLLISLEFGTFMWQLGHADQYFQIHSGDNKMNFIVHTKQAGLIVKLLMKLSGQMTPNDKSVTDKYAYG, encoded by the exons ATGGGCAACGAGGACACCCTGGAGGATGTGTTCGTTGCTGTCATCCGCCCAAAGAGTCAAGTCAGCCTGAGCTCAAAGGAGTACAGAGCCAAAGCCTACGAG ATCCTGCTGATTGAAGTGCCTTTGGaggggaaggagaagaaaagaaagaaagtcctCCTGGCCACAAAGATCCAGGCAGCAGGAGACAAATCCAAATCCATATTGGATTATGTTGACGAAACGATCAGACCGATATCCAACAACCAAGGCTTCATAG GAAAGCGTGTGGTGCATATGAAGAAATTCCCGCTTGATGGAGGAAAAGAGGCCTCGCTTTTTGTTGTGCCAGTCAGTGTTAAAG ACAACAGCAAGCCTGTTTACGGCGCCGGGAGCCCGAGCTTCTACTGCTTCCAGGACATCATGCGGGTGTGCAGCGAGACCAGCGCTCACTTCTGCCCCATCACCTCCAAGATGCTTCTGGCTTTAGACAA ATGGCTGGCGGAGCAGCACACTGTGCCTCACGCCGTCCCCGCTCTGTTCAGACCAGCACCCGTTGAGCGGGTGAAGACCAACGTCAGCAACCCGGCCTACGGAAGCGAGGGCAAACCGAGCGACGAGGGTCTGCACATGGGCTACACTGCTCTGGAGATCAAGAGCAAGATGATGTCCCTGGAAAAGGCCGACATGTGCATCCTCAACCCGCTGTACGGCTCTGACCTGCAGTACACCAACCGG GTGGACAAAGTTATCATCAACCCGTACTTTGGGCTCGGGGCGCCCGACTACTCCAAGATCCAGATCCCCAAGAGGGAGAAGTGGCAACACGGTCCTAACTGTGTGGCAGAAGACAA GGAGCGTCAGTGGGTGGACGACTTCCCCCTCCACCGCAGTGCCTGTGAGGGAGACACGGAGCTGCTGTCTAAGCTCCTGGACAGCGGTTTCTCCGTTAAGCAGCTGGACAGCGACCACTGGGCTCCCGTGCACTACGCCTGCTG GCACGGCAAAGTCGAGGCCACCAAGCTGTTACTGGAGAAAGGTAACTGTAATCCAAACTTGCTGAACGGCCAGCTGAGCTCTCCTCTGCACTTTGCGGCCAGAGGAGGCCACGCGGAGATAGTGCAGCTCCTGCTGCAGCACCCCGAGATTGACCGG CACATAGAAGACCAGCAGAAGAGATCCCCCCTTCAGGTGTGTGAGGAGAACAAACAGAACGAATGGGAGGAGACGGTGAAGCTTCTGCAGCAAACCAGCAGCAAACCT TATGAGAAGGTGCGTATCTACCGCATGGACGGCTCGTATCGCTCCGTGGAACTGAAGCACGGCAACAACACAACGGTGCAGCAGATCATGGAGGGCATGCGTCTCTCACAGGACACCCAGCAGTACTTTACCATCTGGATCTGCTCAGAGAACCTCC ACCTGCAGCTGAAGCTGTACCACAAGCCCCTGCAGCACCTGCGGATCTGGACCGAGATTGTGACGGACCTGACGGTGCTGGATCCTCAAAGGGAAACGCCTCAGCTTTTCCTCCGCAGGGACGTCCGGCTGCCTCTCGATGTTGAGAAAAAG GTGGAGGACCCTCTGGCCATCCTCATTCTGTTCGACGAGGCCCGCCACTGCCTCCTGAAGGGCTTCTTTCCTGCTGCGGACAGCAAGCTGATAACACTGGCCAGCCTCCTCCTGCAGATCATCTACGGCAGCTATGAGAGCAAGAAGCACAAGCAAGGGTTCCTCAA TGAGGAAAACCTGAAATCAATTGTGCCGATATCCAAAGTGAAAAGCAAAGCGTACCACTGGACCCACAGGATTCTGCATGAATACAAA GCCCTGAGCACCAGCGAGGGGGTGAGCAAAGAGATGCACCACCTGCAGCGACTCTTCCTGCAGAACTGCTGGGACATCCCAACCTACGGCGCGGCCTTCTTCACGGGCCAGGTCTACACCAAGGCCAGCGCCAGCAACCACAAAGTCATCCGCGTCTACGTGGGGGTCAACACAAAGGGGCTGCACCTCATGAATATGGAGACCAAG gtcCTCCTAATCAGTTTAGAGTTTGGCACATTCATGTGGCAGCTTGGGCACGCCGACCAGTACTTCCAGATACACAGTGGCGACAATAAAATGAACTTCATTGTGCACACAAAACAG GCTGGCCTTATTGTGAAGCTCTTGATGAAGCTGAGTGGACAGATGACACCAAATGATAAAAGCGTGACGGACAAATATGCCTACGGCTGA
- the krit1 gene encoding krev interaction trapped protein 1 isoform X2 — MKKFPLDGGKEASLFVVPVSVKDNSKPVYGAGSPSFYCFQDIMRVCSETSAHFCPITSKMLLALDKWLAEQHTVPHAVPALFRPAPVERVKTNVSNPAYGSEGKPSDEGLHMGYTALEIKSKMMSLEKADMCILNPLYGSDLQYTNRVDKVIINPYFGLGAPDYSKIQIPKREKWQHGPNCVAEDKERQWVDDFPLHRSACEGDTELLSKLLDSGFSVKQLDSDHWAPVHYACWHGKVEATKLLLEKGNCNPNLLNGQLSSPLHFAARGGHAEIVQLLLQHPEIDRHIEDQQKRSPLQVCEENKQNEWEETVKLLQQTSSKPYEKVRIYRMDGSYRSVELKHGNNTTVQQIMEGMRLSQDTQQYFTIWICSENLHLQLKLYHKPLQHLRIWTEIVTDLTVLDPQRETPQLFLRRDVRLPLDVEKKVEDPLAILILFDEARHCLLKGFFPAADSKLITLASLLLQIIYGSYESKKHKQGFLNEENLKSIVPISKVKSKAYHWTHRILHEYKALSTSEGVSKEMHHLQRLFLQNCWDIPTYGAAFFTGQVYTKASASNHKVIRVYVGVNTKGLHLMNMETKVLLISLEFGTFMWQLGHADQYFQIHSGDNKMNFIVHTKQAGLIVKLLMKLSGQMTPNDKSVTDKYAYG, encoded by the exons ATGAAGAAATTCCCGCTTGATGGAGGAAAAGAGGCCTCGCTTTTTGTTGTGCCAGTCAGTGTTAAAG ACAACAGCAAGCCTGTTTACGGCGCCGGGAGCCCGAGCTTCTACTGCTTCCAGGACATCATGCGGGTGTGCAGCGAGACCAGCGCTCACTTCTGCCCCATCACCTCCAAGATGCTTCTGGCTTTAGACAA ATGGCTGGCGGAGCAGCACACTGTGCCTCACGCCGTCCCCGCTCTGTTCAGACCAGCACCCGTTGAGCGGGTGAAGACCAACGTCAGCAACCCGGCCTACGGAAGCGAGGGCAAACCGAGCGACGAGGGTCTGCACATGGGCTACACTGCTCTGGAGATCAAGAGCAAGATGATGTCCCTGGAAAAGGCCGACATGTGCATCCTCAACCCGCTGTACGGCTCTGACCTGCAGTACACCAACCGG GTGGACAAAGTTATCATCAACCCGTACTTTGGGCTCGGGGCGCCCGACTACTCCAAGATCCAGATCCCCAAGAGGGAGAAGTGGCAACACGGTCCTAACTGTGTGGCAGAAGACAA GGAGCGTCAGTGGGTGGACGACTTCCCCCTCCACCGCAGTGCCTGTGAGGGAGACACGGAGCTGCTGTCTAAGCTCCTGGACAGCGGTTTCTCCGTTAAGCAGCTGGACAGCGACCACTGGGCTCCCGTGCACTACGCCTGCTG GCACGGCAAAGTCGAGGCCACCAAGCTGTTACTGGAGAAAGGTAACTGTAATCCAAACTTGCTGAACGGCCAGCTGAGCTCTCCTCTGCACTTTGCGGCCAGAGGAGGCCACGCGGAGATAGTGCAGCTCCTGCTGCAGCACCCCGAGATTGACCGG CACATAGAAGACCAGCAGAAGAGATCCCCCCTTCAGGTGTGTGAGGAGAACAAACAGAACGAATGGGAGGAGACGGTGAAGCTTCTGCAGCAAACCAGCAGCAAACCT TATGAGAAGGTGCGTATCTACCGCATGGACGGCTCGTATCGCTCCGTGGAACTGAAGCACGGCAACAACACAACGGTGCAGCAGATCATGGAGGGCATGCGTCTCTCACAGGACACCCAGCAGTACTTTACCATCTGGATCTGCTCAGAGAACCTCC ACCTGCAGCTGAAGCTGTACCACAAGCCCCTGCAGCACCTGCGGATCTGGACCGAGATTGTGACGGACCTGACGGTGCTGGATCCTCAAAGGGAAACGCCTCAGCTTTTCCTCCGCAGGGACGTCCGGCTGCCTCTCGATGTTGAGAAAAAG GTGGAGGACCCTCTGGCCATCCTCATTCTGTTCGACGAGGCCCGCCACTGCCTCCTGAAGGGCTTCTTTCCTGCTGCGGACAGCAAGCTGATAACACTGGCCAGCCTCCTCCTGCAGATCATCTACGGCAGCTATGAGAGCAAGAAGCACAAGCAAGGGTTCCTCAA TGAGGAAAACCTGAAATCAATTGTGCCGATATCCAAAGTGAAAAGCAAAGCGTACCACTGGACCCACAGGATTCTGCATGAATACAAA GCCCTGAGCACCAGCGAGGGGGTGAGCAAAGAGATGCACCACCTGCAGCGACTCTTCCTGCAGAACTGCTGGGACATCCCAACCTACGGCGCGGCCTTCTTCACGGGCCAGGTCTACACCAAGGCCAGCGCCAGCAACCACAAAGTCATCCGCGTCTACGTGGGGGTCAACACAAAGGGGCTGCACCTCATGAATATGGAGACCAAG gtcCTCCTAATCAGTTTAGAGTTTGGCACATTCATGTGGCAGCTTGGGCACGCCGACCAGTACTTCCAGATACACAGTGGCGACAATAAAATGAACTTCATTGTGCACACAAAACAG GCTGGCCTTATTGTGAAGCTCTTGATGAAGCTGAGTGGACAGATGACACCAAATGATAAAAGCGTGACGGACAAATATGCCTACGGCTGA
- the LOC117739398 gene encoding lanosterol 14-alpha demethylase, with amino-acid sequence MAFHLYELSSRLLGDTVGKMNDNLTSVVLAASVITLTLGYISKLLLKQSSDDGSDLKYPPYIPSSIPFLGHAIAFGKSPIEFLEQAYEKYGPVFSFTMVGSTFTYLLGSDAATLMFNSKNEDLNAEDVYSRLTTPVFGKGVAYDVPNPIFLEQKKMLKTGLNIAHFKEHVKIIEAETVEYFQRWGDSGEKNLFEALSELIILTASSCLHGKEIRSMLNERVAQLYADLDGGFSHAAWLLPGWLPLPSFRKRDRAHREIKNIFFKVIQKRRQSAEKEDDILQTLIDATYKDGRPLNDDEISGMLIGLLLAGQHTSSTTSAWLGFFLAKDKALQERCYAEQRAVCGEGMQPDFDQLKDLSLLERCLKETLRLRPPIMTMMRMARSPQTAAGYTIPVGHQVCVSPTVNHRLQDTWVERMEFSPDRYLNDNPAAGEKFAYVPFGAGRHRCIGENFAYVQIKTIWSTLLRMYHFDLVDGYFPTINYTTMIHTPHNPVIRYKRRKQ; translated from the exons ATGGCTTTCCACTTGTATGAGTTGAGCAGTCGCCTGCTCGGGGACACTGTTGGGAAAATGAACGACAACCTGACCTCGGTGGTGCTGGCAGCTTCTGTCATCACTCTCACGCTGGGATACATCTCCAAGCTGCTGCTCAAACAGTCCTCTGACGACGGCAGTGATCTG AAATATCCACCATACATCCCCTCCAGCATCCCCTTTTTGGGCCACGCCATTGCATTTGGGAAAAGCCCCATTGAGTTCCTTGAACAGGCTTATGAAAAA TACGGCCCTGTATTCAGCTTCACCATGGTGGGCAGTACATTCACTTACCTGCTGGGCAGCGACGCAGCCACGCTGATGTTCAACAGCAAGAACGAGGACCTGAATGCAGAGGACGTCTACTCCAGACTGACCACTCCAGTGTTTGGCAAAGGAGTAGCTTATGACGTGCCGAACCCT ATCTTTTTGGAACAAAAGAAGATGTTGAAGACCGGACTGAACATTGCTCATTTTAAGGAACATGTGAAAATCATCGAGGCAGAGACCGTCGAGTATTTCCAGAGATGGGGAGACAGCGGGGAAAAAA ACCTGTTTGAGGCCTTGTCCGAGCTGATCATCCTGACAGCCAGCAGCTGCCTTCACGGGAAGGAGATCCGCAGCATGCTGAATGAGCGAGTGGCGCAGCTCTACGCCGACCTGGACGGAGGATTCAGCCACGCGGCCTGGCTCCTGCCCGGCTGGCTGCCGCTGCCCAGCTTCAG GAAAAGGGACCGAGCTCACAGAGAGATTAAGAACATCTTCTTCAAGGTGATTCAGAAGCGCAGGCAATCTGCAGAGAAAGAGGACGACATCCTGCAGACCCTCATCGATGCCACCTACAA AGACGGACGACCCCTGAACGATGACGAGATCTCGGGGATGCTGATTGGTCTCCTCCTGGCGGGTCAGCAcacgtcctccaccaccagcgcCTGGTTGGGGTTCTTTCTGGCCAAAGACAAAGCTCTGCAGGAGCGCTGCTACGCCGAGCAGAGGGCTGTGTGTGGAGAAGGGATGCAACCCGACTTTGATCAG CTGAAAGATCTCAGCTTGTTGGAACGCTGTTTGAAGGAGACGCTGCGTCTCCGCCCACCCATCATGACCATGATGAGGATGGCTCGCTCTCCACAG aCTGCCGCTGGGTACACCATCCCTGTGGGCCACCAGGTCTGCGTCTCCCCTACTGTCAACCACCGTCTGCAGGACACCTGGGTGGAGAGGATGGAGTTCAGCCCCGACCGCTACCTCAACGACAACCCTGCTGCAGGGGAGAAGTTTGCTTATGTCCCGTTCGGAGCCG GTCGCCATCGCTGCATCGGGGAGAACTTCGCCTACGTCCAGATCAAAACCATCTGGTCCACTTTACTGCGCATGTACCACTTTGACCTGGTGGACGGATATTTCCCCACGATCAACTACACCACAATGATTCACACCCCTCACAACCCCGTCATCAGGTACAAGCGGAGAAAACAGTGA